In Notamacropus eugenii isolate mMacEug1 chromosome 1, mMacEug1.pri_v2, whole genome shotgun sequence, one genomic interval encodes:
- the LOC140527518 gene encoding olfactory receptor 2AG1-like, translating to MELWNITLENTFFLIGILQDSKYPGLICAIITCLYLVAVICNGLLLLLIAMDKRLHVPMYFLLSQLSLMDLLFTTVISPKTFVDYLSGQNTISFSGCGFQIFLVLIIGGSEDILLAFMSYDRYVAIQHPLNYMVIMRPKVCWSMVATTWLVASMNALVHTIYTMHYPFCKNRKIRHLLCEIPPVLKLACANTTKYQFMVYTMDVAFVLIPLSAILASYALVLAAVFHMPSKQGRQKALLTCSSHLTVVGLYYGNVLLIYVLPSAYHSPQQDNIFSVFYTIITPALNPLIYCLRNKDVLGALKKLLGNGASVPEL from the coding sequence ATGGAACTTTGGAATATCACCTTGGAGAAcactttcttcctcattggaattcTTCAGGACAGTAAGTATCCTGGACTGATTTGTGCCATAATCACATGTCTCTACCTGGTGGCTGTGATCTGCAATGGCCTCTTGCTTCTGTTGATTGCTATGGACAAGAGACTCCATGTGCCTATGTACTTCTTGCTCAGCCAGCTCTCACTTATGGATCTGCTCTTTACAACTGTCATTTCTCCCAAAACATTTGTGGATTACTTGAGTGGACAGAACACCATCTCTTTTTCAGGCTGTGGATTTCAGATATTTCTGGTACTGATAATTGGAGGTTCTGAAGATATCCTGTTGGCATTCATGTCATATGATCGCTATGTAGCCATTCAACATCCCCTGAATTATATGGTAATTATGAGACCAAAAGTTTGCTGGTCCATGGTGGCTACAACCTGGCTTGTGGCATCCATGAATGCCCTTGTACACACCATATACACTATGCACTACCCTTTCTGTAAAAATAGGAAGATTAGACATCTGCTCTGTGAGATCCCTCCTGTATTGAAGCTGGCATGTGCTAATACCACAAAGTATCAGTTCATGGTATACACAATGGATGTGGCATTCGTGCTGATCCCCCTCTCTGCTATCCTGGCCTCCTATGCATTAGTTTTGGCTGCTGTGTTCCATATGCCCTCAAAACAGGGGAGACAGAAAGCTCTCCTTACCTGCTCATCCCATCTGACAGTGGTTGGGctctactatggaaatgttctaTTGATATATGTCCTACCCAGTGCTTACCATAGCCCTCAGCAGGATAATATATTTTCTGTGTTCTATACCATTATTACTCCAGCCCTGAACCCCCTGATCTATTGTCTGAGGAATAAGGATGTACTGGGAGCACTGAAGAAGTTGTTAGGGAACGGTGCCTCAGTACCAGAATTGTAG